TCCGGCCTGTTGTGGAGACGCTGGTCGCCGGCAGCCGTCCCCGGGTGAGGACGGGGGGCCTTGTTCGCTCCTGTTCGCAGACCATGAATTGGCTGGCACAGGGCTTGCTTCAAGACAGCCCCCAAGGTGCTTCGCACCGGGTCATCCAGCGAGGAGGTGCAGCCATGCAGCGAAAGATCTCAGCACTGTTGTTCTCGATGCTATTGCTCGGAGGGGTCGTCGCGTCCCTTTCGGCCCAGGAAACGCCGGGTTTCGGCGACGTCGTGGACGTCAAGGTGGTCAACCTCGAGGTGGTGGTCGAAGACCGCGATGGAGTGCGGGTCACCGGCCTGGCGCCCGAGGACCTGCGCCTGATCATCGACGGCCAGGAGACCGAGATCGCCTTTTTCACCGAGGTACTCGGCGGCCGGGCGGTGGCGGCTCGGGACGGTGCCCTGCCCGGGGCTCCGGCGGCGGTCTCCGGTGAGACCGTCGAGAACCGCTATCTGGTCTTCATCGACGAGTACTTCACCATCGGTCGCGATCGCGACCGGGTCGTCAAGGCGGTGATCGATGGCCTCGGCGAGCTGCGCCCGAGCGACTCCATGGCGGTGGTCGCGTTCAACGGTCGGCGAGTCGAGATGCTGTCGTCCTGGACCTCTTCCCAGCGGCGTCTCGAGGAGGCCCTGCGCGGCGCCCTCGAGCGTCCGACCTTCGGGCTCCAACGGCTCGGCGAGCGGCGCGCCTTCGGCGTCGATCCGGCACGAGGCCTCGGCCGCAGTCCGGTGCGCTTCGGTGGCACCCGTTTGTCGATCGCGGAGCGCGCCTATGCCGGCCAGATCTCGGGCCAGCTCGAACGCACCGTCGACGCTGCCGTCGCCACTCTGCGGGGTTTCGGGCGGCCCTCCGGCCGCAAGGTGATGATGTTGCTCTCCGGAGGCTGGCCGCTGTCGCCGGCGGAGTTCGCGGCCGATGACCTGCTGCGCCCCTTGAGCGCCTACGATGGCTACTCCGGGCGGCACATCTATGGGCCTCTGGTGGACACCGCCAATCGCCTCGGCTTCACCCTCTATCCGGTCGATGTCGCCGGCTTGGAAGGCGGCTTCGGCGCCGATGTCTCCTTCGCCGGTCGCCAGGATAGCCGGTCGACGCGGCGCTCCTTCGAGCGCGAGCGCATCGTCCACGACGCCTTTCAGTACCTCGCCAACGAGACCGGCGGCCGAGCCCTGATCAATGGTCAGCGGCTGCAGGCGGTGAACCGCGTGGTGGAGGATACGCGGTCCTACTACTGGATCGGCTTCGTGCCGAAGAATGTCGGCGACAACCTCGCCTACGAGGTCGAGATCAAGACCCTCAAGCCGGGCCTGAAGGTGCGGACCCGGCGCTCCTACCGCGATCTGTCGCGCACCGCCGAGGTCAGCATGGAGGTCGAGAGCGCCCTACTGTTCGGCGATGCGCCGGCGGCGGAGGGACTGGTGGTCGACGTCGGTGTCCCGGAGCCGGCGGGGCGGCGGCGCATCGAGCTGCCGCTGAGCCTGCAGATCCCGGTGGCGGCGATCACGCCGCTGCCCGAGGCGGACGGTCCGGTGGCCTACCTCGAGCTGCGCATCGCCGCCCTCGACGACAAGGATCGCCGTTCGGACGTCTCGGCCATTCCGATCGAGGTGCGCTTCGACGAGGCGCCGCGGGACAACGGCCTGGTGGCTTGGGAAACCAAGGTCCTGCTGCGTAAGCAGCCGCAAGACCTGGTGGTGGCGGTGCACGATCCCGCCAGCGGCCGCGGCTACATGACGCGCCTGGCGGTCGCTCCCTAGCAGGCTGCTGGCGGGCCCGGGAGGGCCCGGTGGCCAAGCGGGAGGACGACCGACGAAGGATCGGTCGATCGGAACAAGCGCTTCGCTTTTGAGAGTTGTCAATCCAGCAGGCCCGCGGAGGGCCGCACCATGAGGTTACTTCTAGGAGTCTGGTCATGAGCTTCAAGTCTTCGTCAGTTGCACTCTTGGTCGCGTTGGTGGTGCTGTTCGCGGCCGCCGGCAGCGCCCTGGCCCAGGGCGACTCGCCGGATGTCTTCGGAGAGGTCATCGATGTCCGCGTGGTCAACGTCGAGGCGGTGGTCGAAGATCGCGACGGCGTGCGGGTCAAGGGCCTACAGCCGGAGGACTTTCGCCTGATCGTCGACGGCCAGGAAGTGACGGTCGACTACTTCGCCGAGATTCGCGGCGGCGATGCGGTGGCGGCGGTCGGGCCGGAGGCCGTCCCGGCGGTGCCGGCGGCGGTTCCCGGGGAGGCCGTCGGCACCAGCTTCCTGGTCTTCGTCGACGACTTTTTCTCCTTGACCCGGGATCGCAACCGCGTGATCGATGGGCTGATCGCCGATCTCGGCAATCTCGGCCCCGGCGATCGCATGGCGATCGTCGCCTTCGACGGTGAGCGGGTCGAGATGCTGTCGACCTGGAGTGGTTCCCAGAACGCCCTCGAACGCGCCCTGCGGACGGCCCAGAACCGTCCCGCCTTCGCCCTCCAGCGCCTTGCCGAACGGCGGGGTCAGGAGATCGCCCTCGCCGGCCAGGGGAGCGCGCGGCAAGAGATCGGAGGCCTGGTGGGCAATGACCTGCGGGTCGAGGAGCGCAACTACGCGCGCCAGATCGCCAGCCAGGTGGAGCGCTCCGTGACCGCCGCCGTGGCCACCCTACGCGGCTTCGCCCAGCCGCCCGGCCGCAAGGTGATGGTGCTGCTCTCCGGGGGCTGGCCCTTCTCGCCCGAAGCCTATGTCGTCAACGATCCGATTCGCCCCCTCACCAGCCGTCAGACGGGCACCGGCCCGGAAATGCTGGCGCCGCTGGTGGACACCGCCAACCTGCTTGGCTTCACGGTTTATCCGGTGGACGTGCCCGGCCTCGGAGGCAGCTTCGGTGCCGATACGGCGCGCGGCGGCCAGCTACTGTCGTCGGTGGGTGGCAACGTCTTCGGCCAGCAGCCGTCGGACCTCGACATCGAGTCGACCCTGATCAACTCCATCGAGCGTGAGCAGGTAGTGCAGGCGACGCTCTACAAGATTGCCCAGGAGACCGGCGGTCAGGCGCTGATCAACTCGGCCAAGCTCGATGCCCTGTCGTCGGTGGTCGCCGACACCCGCTCCTACTACTGGCTCGGCTTCACGCCCGACCGGCAGCGCGACGATCGTCGCCACGACATTCGCGTCGAGGTCAAGCGCGCCGGTTACAAGGTCCGCGCGCGGGACGGCTTCCTCGACCTGTCGCGCCAGGCGGAGACGGAAATGGCGGTAGAGAGTGCTCTGCTGTTCGACGATCCCGCCGCCCTCGGCCCGCTGGTGGTCGAGATCGGTGAGCTCGAGCGCGCCGGCCGGCGCTTCGTGGAGGTGCCGCTGCGCATCGCGATTCCGGTGGACGGCATCACCGCGGTGCCCTTCGACGGCAAGTACGTCGCCAAGCTCGAGCTGCGAGTGGCGGCCCTCGACGACACCAATCGCCAGTCCGATATCCCGGCCGTGCCGATCGAGCTGCGCTTGACCCGCGAGCCGCGGCCGGGGACGGCGGTGCCCTATGACGCCCGTCTCAAGCTGCGGCGCCAGAAACAGGTGCTGGTGGTGTCGGTGCACGACGCGGTCAGCGGCCGAAACCTGTCGACCAAGGTCGAGGTCGATCCGGCTTCGGCGCGCTGAGTGAACGCGCCCGTCGCCGGCGACGAGCCGGAGATGGGGGGCGGTCGGAGGGGGCCTCGGGCCCTAGTCGCCGTCGCCCCCTGAAAACGGGTCGTCACGACAAGCTCGTACAATGGCAGTCGGTCTCGGCAGCTTCGCGGCTTCTCGCGGGGAGTCGCGAAGCTCTTGCAACGGATTCTTCGAGGAGGTCGCGATGCGCTCCTTCAGCCAGCCTGGGACAAGTCTCTTCGCGCTAATCTCGATCGCTCTGGTGGCGCTGGCCGGCGCGGTCTCGGCCCAGTCCCCCTTCGGTGAGGTGGTCGAGGTCCGGGTGGTCAACGTCGAGGTGGTGGTCACCGACGGTCAGGGGATTCGCGTCACCGGCCTGGCGCCCGAAGACTTCCGCTTGCGGGTCGGTGGCGAGGACGTCGCGATCGATTACTTCTCGGAGATTCGTGGCGGGCGCCTGCAAGAGGTGGCAACGGCCGCCGATGGGGCGGCTCCCCAGCCCGCCACCAGCGTCGGCGGCACCAGCTACCTGGTGTTCATCGACGAGAACTTCTCGCTCCAGACGGACCGTGACCGGGTGCTCGAGTCGCTGCGCGACCAGCTGCCGCAGCTCGGCTCCGACGACCGCATGGCGCTGGTCGCCTTCGACGGTAGCGGTCTCACCATGCTGTCGAGCTGGAGCCAGTCGTCGCGCCAGCTCGACCGGGTGCTGCGCGACGCCATGGCGCGCCCCAGCCGAGGGCAGCTTCTGCAGTCGCAGCTCCACCTCCTGGATCGCGACGATCTCGATATCGAGGCCGTCGCCGCCGCCGAGGACAACGTCGCCTTGATCCAGGACGTCGGAGGGCGGGCCAACCTCAGCCTCGAGAACCTCGCCCTCGGCGAGCGCTGGGCCGCCGAGCTCGAGAAAACCGTCAGCGCCGCCAACGCCACCCTGCGCTCCTTCGCCCGTCCGCCGGGGCGCAAGGTGATGATTCTGCTTTCCGGGGGTTGGCCCTTCTCGCCGGCGACTTGGGTGCAGGGGGAGGAGGTTCCGACCTTCGCCACCGTCGATCTGCCGGACGGCTACGAGCTCTACAACCCCCTGGCGGAGACCGCCAACCGCCTCGGCTACACCCTCTACCCGGTCGATGTCGGCGGCCTGCTGAATGCCGATCTGGTGACCAACAACGAGCTGGCGCGCTTCGATCGCCAGCGCCGCCGGGAGCGGGAGACCCATTCCACCTTCGAATT
This is a stretch of genomic DNA from Acidobacteriota bacterium. It encodes these proteins:
- a CDS encoding VWA domain-containing protein gives rise to the protein MRSFSQPGTSLFALISIALVALAGAVSAQSPFGEVVEVRVVNVEVVVTDGQGIRVTGLAPEDFRLRVGGEDVAIDYFSEIRGGRLQEVATAADGAAPQPATSVGGTSYLVFIDENFSLQTDRDRVLESLRDQLPQLGSDDRMALVAFDGSGLTMLSSWSQSSRQLDRVLRDAMARPSRGQLLQSQLHLLDRDDLDIEAVAAAEDNVALIQDVGGRANLSLENLALGERWAAELEKTVSAANATLRSFARPPGRKVMILLSGGWPFSPATWVQGEEVPTFATVDLPDGYELYNPLAETANRLGYTLYPVDVGGLLNADLVTNNELARFDRQRRRERETHSTFEFLARRTGGRALLDGSRMEAFSRVVEDTRSYYWLGFTVDPGVEVDRRKIRVKLNRPGLSARARRDFRPLSSEEESTLAVESALLFGDAVREAPLLVEVGETVRRGRRRMEVPVKVAIPLDLVTLLPTAQGVEGKVELRIGALDDDGNASDIPILDIPVRLAKVPDPGKLALFETRVTLRRERNRLVVSLLDPPSGRTASTQLDVVP
- a CDS encoding VWA domain-containing protein; translated protein: MQRKISALLFSMLLLGGVVASLSAQETPGFGDVVDVKVVNLEVVVEDRDGVRVTGLAPEDLRLIIDGQETEIAFFTEVLGGRAVAARDGALPGAPAAVSGETVENRYLVFIDEYFTIGRDRDRVVKAVIDGLGELRPSDSMAVVAFNGRRVEMLSSWTSSQRRLEEALRGALERPTFGLQRLGERRAFGVDPARGLGRSPVRFGGTRLSIAERAYAGQISGQLERTVDAAVATLRGFGRPSGRKVMMLLSGGWPLSPAEFAADDLLRPLSAYDGYSGRHIYGPLVDTANRLGFTLYPVDVAGLEGGFGADVSFAGRQDSRSTRRSFERERIVHDAFQYLANETGGRALINGQRLQAVNRVVEDTRSYYWIGFVPKNVGDNLAYEVEIKTLKPGLKVRTRRSYRDLSRTAEVSMEVESALLFGDAPAAEGLVVDVGVPEPAGRRRIELPLSLQIPVAAITPLPEADGPVAYLELRIAALDDKDRRSDVSAIPIEVRFDEAPRDNGLVAWETKVLLRKQPQDLVVAVHDPASGRGYMTRLAVAP
- a CDS encoding VWA domain-containing protein; translation: MSFKSSSVALLVALVVLFAAAGSALAQGDSPDVFGEVIDVRVVNVEAVVEDRDGVRVKGLQPEDFRLIVDGQEVTVDYFAEIRGGDAVAAVGPEAVPAVPAAVPGEAVGTSFLVFVDDFFSLTRDRNRVIDGLIADLGNLGPGDRMAIVAFDGERVEMLSTWSGSQNALERALRTAQNRPAFALQRLAERRGQEIALAGQGSARQEIGGLVGNDLRVEERNYARQIASQVERSVTAAVATLRGFAQPPGRKVMVLLSGGWPFSPEAYVVNDPIRPLTSRQTGTGPEMLAPLVDTANLLGFTVYPVDVPGLGGSFGADTARGGQLLSSVGGNVFGQQPSDLDIESTLINSIEREQVVQATLYKIAQETGGQALINSAKLDALSSVVADTRSYYWLGFTPDRQRDDRRHDIRVEVKRAGYKVRARDGFLDLSRQAETEMAVESALLFDDPAALGPLVVEIGELERAGRRFVEVPLRIAIPVDGITAVPFDGKYVAKLELRVAALDDTNRQSDIPAVPIELRLTREPRPGTAVPYDARLKLRRQKQVLVVSVHDAVSGRNLSTKVEVDPASAR